The following proteins are co-located in the Silene latifolia isolate original U9 population chromosome 1, ASM4854445v1, whole genome shotgun sequence genome:
- the LOC141614923 gene encoding fasciclin-like arabinogalactan protein 15 has translation MGVPHIYGFFFFVFIFFSNIFFSSALTATATSSQINSNSVLVALLDSHYTELAELVEKALLLHQLELVVGKSNITIFAPNNDALEKGLDAEFKRFLLEPGNLRSLQTLLLYHVLPGQVDSVTLPSGRHHATLSKDRVEMSRLGPMVVRPNDVVRPDGVIHGIERVLIPRSVQEDFNRRRNLRSISAVLPEGAPVVDPRTNKLVKRKNNNKLSSGPPPPPGSEPTLSIYQAMSHGPSMAPAPAPGPGGPHHHFDGESQVKDFIHTLLHYGGYNELADILVNLTSLATEMGKLVSEGYVITVLAPNDEAMSKLTTDQLSEPGAPEQIVYYHVIPEYQTEESMYNAVRRFGKVKYDTLRLPHKVAAEEADGSVRFGSGDGSAYLFDPDIYTDGRISVQGIDGVLFPIEEKNDDVDRVKKNVHHVKVVPKERRAKLLETTCWMLGSMGRHFNACQ, from the exons ATGGGTGTTCCTCACATCTAtggcttcttcttcttcgtcttcatCTTCTTTTCGAATATCTTCTTTTCTTCTGCATTGACGGCTACGGCTACTTCGAGTCAAATCAATTCTAACTCGGTTTTGGTCGCGCTGTTGGACTCGCATTATACCGAGTTAGCAGAGTTAGTTGAGAAAGCGCTTCTGTTACACCAGCTTGAGCTTGTTGTTGGTAAGTCGAATATCACGATTTTCGCTCCGAATAATGACGCATTGGAGAAGGGTTTGGACGCGGAGTTCAAGCGGTTTTTACTTGAGCCCGGGAATTTGAGGTCGTTGCAGACGTTGCTGCTTTACCACGTGCTGCCGGGCCAAGTCGACTCGGTGACATTACCGAGTGGCCGTCACCATGCCACCCTGTCGAAGGACAGGGTGGAGATGAGTCGACTCGGACCGATGGTCGTCCGGCCTAACGATGTCGTTAGGCCGGACGGTGTAATTCACGGGATAGAGCGGGTGTTGATTCCGCGGTCTGTCCAAGAGGACTTTAACCGCAGACGCAACCTCCGCTCTATCTCCGCGGTGCTCCCAGAGGGAGCACCTGTGGTGGACCCGAGGACAAACAAACTCGtaaaaagaaaaaataataacaaattgtCCTCGGGTCCACCACCTCCACCAGGGTCCGAGCCGACATTGTCTATCTATCAGGCAATGTCGCATGGTCCGTCAATGGCCCCGGCTCCAGCTCCGGGGCCAGGCGGTCCCCACCACCACTTCGACGGTGAATCTCAGGTGAAAGACTTCATCCACACGCTCCTTCATTACGGCGGTTACAACGAACTGGCTGACATTTTAGTTAACCTCACCTCGCTCGCAACCGAGATGGGGAAACTAGTCTCGGAAGGGTACGTAATTACGGTTTTAGCCCCGAATGACGAGGCTATGTCGAAGCTGACTACGGACCAGTTATCCGAACCTGGAGCTCCGGAGCAAATAGTGTATTACCATGTCATTCCTGAGTACCAAACCGAGGAGAGTATGTATAATGCTGTTCGTAGGTTCGGAAAGGTTAAGTACGATACGTTGAGGTTGCCTCATAAGGTTGCGGCCGAGGAAGCAGACGGGTCGGTTCGGTTTGGGTCGGGTGACGGGTCGGCGTATTTGTTTGACCCGGATATTTATACGGATGGGAGAATATCCGTTCAAGGGATTGATGGAGTTTTGTTCCCTATTGAGGAAAAAAATGATGATGTTGATAGGGTTAAGAAAAATGTTCATCATGTTAAAGTTGTTCCTAAAGAAAGAAGAG CAAAACTACTCGAAACGACGTGCTGGATGCTAGGCTCCATGGGAAGGCACTTCAACGCTTGTCAATGA